Genomic segment of Bacteroidota bacterium:
ATATACAGAGCTTGATATTGAGTTGCAATTACTGGGAGAAAAACTGATGTCAAATAAAGTAGGTTCTATTGTTGCTGTAAATCCTAAAACAGGTGGCGTCATTGCCATGGTAAGTAGCCCTACTTATAATCCAACCTACTTAACCGGAAGTGAAAGAAGCAAACACTTTTCAGAACTCTATGTTGATCCCAAGAAACCATTATTAAACCGTGCTGTAAATGCTGGCTATTCACCCGGTTCTACATTTAAGACATTACAGGCATTGGTGGGTTTGCATGAAGGTGTGATCACAACAGATTTTACTGTTTCATGTGGTGGTGCATTCTATGGTTGTGGTGGAGCTAAGCCGATGGGTTGCCTGGACGTTGGAACTTTTAATTTGTTGAATGCAATCCGGATCTCTGACAACACTTATTTCGCTACAGTAATGCAACGTGTAATTAATAATCCAAGATATCCGACACTGGATAGCAGTCTTCGTGCATGGGACCAGTATATGTATGCATTCGGACTTGGACATAAACTCGGGGTCGATATACCAACTGAAAGACGAGGGAATATTCCAACACCTGAATATTATGATAAGGTTCATGGAAAAGGTAGATGGACCTATTGCAGTTTCCGTTCAGTAAGTATCGGGCAAGGCGAGGTAGATGTAACGCCAATACAGGTAGCAAATGAAATGGCCTATATCGCCAATAAAGGTTCATACTATATTCCACATATTGTAGATTCTATTGAAGGCGGAGATAAATTCGGTTTACTGGATAAATTTAAAAAACCGATCCGGCCGATCGATATATCAGAAGATATATTTGATATAGTACATGAAGGCATGCAACGGGTAGTTGATGGCGGAACCGGCGCCGGTGCAAGAGTACCAGGTATTGCTATATGTGGTAAAACAGGTACAGTTGAAAACTATGCTATTGTCAGCGGTAAATTGGCAAAGCAACCTAACCACTCTTTCTTTTGCGGTTTTGCACCGAGGGAAAACCCAAAGATCGCCATCATGTGTGTGGTTGAAAACAGCGGTCGTTTTGGCGGCACGTTTGCTGCTCCAATTGTAGGTCTCATGATTGAAAAATACCTGAATGACACATTAGCTGCCGGCCGGAAAGCAGAAGAAGAAAGATTGACAAATCTTAACCTGATCCCACCATTGATGAAGAAAAAGATCCATGAACTGGATTCACTAAGAAAAGTGAAAGAAGAAATGAAGAGATTAAAAGATACTTTACAGATTGATATTACACCGGAAGAGGAAGAATTAAAAAATGCTACACAGCCAACAAGGCCGGGCAACAATACGCCCCAAAGAAATGAGCCGCAAAAACAAAAAATGATTGTTGATTCAAACAGGCAACGAAATCTGAATCCTAACAACAGGCCCAATACTAATAAATGAGACGCAACCAACCCACCATATCAAAAGGGATTGACTGGAGTCTTATCTGGATCTATTTTATTCTTTCGGCTATTGGCATCACGGCCATATTTGCAGTTACTTATAAGGATGGTGACCCCATCATTCAAACTTTCCTGGGTTTTAAAACAGATTACAGCAAACAACTTTATTTCTTTTTTATTTCAATGTTATTGGGAATATTCATCCTGCTTACTGATAGTAAGTTTTTTGCTGCTACCTCCAACCTGCTATATGCATTTGGCATTTTTACTTTGTTACTTGTTTTTCCATTTCACTCAAACATCAAAGGAACGGAGTCCATTATCAAACTCGGTAGCTTTAATTTTCAACCGGCTGAGTTCTGCAAAGTTTTTGTTTGTCTTGCATTGGCAAAATATTTATCAAGACCCGAAACGGATTTTTCAAAAACCCGTTCACAATTGATTGCAGCCGCTATTGCATTACTGCCCGCTATGATGGCCATTGCACAAAGTGAAACCGGGCTGGCACTTGTTTATTTTTCATTCTTTATTGTAATGTACCGGGAAGGTTTACCCTCACTAATTTTGATCATCGGGTTCATTATAGGGGTGCTGGTTGTATCTACTTTACTGGTTGAAAAATTCTTATTGGCCGGTATATTAACGGGCATTGCAATTCTTACTGTTTATTTTTTATGGAGACAGATAAAAAGAAGAAGAGAGTATCTGCTTTACATCCTGATCGTTTGGGGCATATGTGTAAGTATCCAGCTTTTAGCCGTACCGTTTGTATTCAAAAATGTTTTAAAGCTTTACCAGGTAGAAAGAATTTATAGTACAGTAGGCATGGAAGTTCCGAAGGAATACCTTGATGCCCATAAAACAGAAACCAATACCAGCGGTAAGAAAAAAGATACTGATTATAATGTTCGCCAATCAAAAATTGCGATTGGCTCGGGACAGCTGACAGGTAAAGGACTATTGAAAGGAACACAAACCCGTTATGGTTTTGTGCCCGAACAGCGTACCGATTTTATATTTGATACGATCGGTGAAGGTTTTGGATTTATCGGAACCTCGGTTGTGCTGAGTCTTTTTCTTGTTCTACTATTCCGAATTATCACTATAGCCGAAAGACAACGAAGTACATTCAGCCGCTGTTACGCATATGGTGTTGCAGCCGTTTTCTTTTTTCATATCGTCATTAATGTCTGTATGACGATTGGTCTTGCCCCGGTAATAGGCATACCGCTTCCATTCATCAGTTATGGCGGCACCTCTTTGCTTACCAACTCTATGTTGCTCGCCATTCTTATTCGTTTGGATGCTGACAGGCAAATGGTACTCCGGTAAGATCACAAGGCAAATTCCATCTAAAATCGAATCTTGTATCTGTATTTTTGCTGCTTATGCAAATCATTCCCCTCAGCGAAGGCACATTCACTATTGACAAAACAAAACTTTTTGTTCCCTTTGATGAAGACAAACATGAATTGAATGAAAGACCAGTAGGTAGTTTGCTTGTAGAAGTACAGCCTTTTGTTATTGTAACTGATAAAGATGTTTTATTACTTGATACAGGATTGGGCTTTATAAATAAAAATGGTACACCCCAGATTCATCAAAACCTGCTCGATGCCGGTATAAAACCTGAATCAATTACAAAAGTACTGATGACACATTTGCATAAAGACCATGCTGGCGGCGTAAGTATAGAAGATAAATTAACCGGATATTCATCACTCAATTTTCCGTCTGCTACTTATTTTATACAGCAGCGTGAAATTGATTTTGCTTTTGAAAAAGGTTTTCCTTCTTTCATTAAAGAAGAGCTGATGGCATTACTGGATGCGTCAAATGTTGTACTACTTCATGATGATTCCGGTATTATTGATAATTATATTCACTATGAGATTACCAGTGCTCATTCTCCTTTTCACCAGGTATTCTGGATAAAAGAAAACAATGAAATTATTTTTTTTGGCGGTGATGATGCACCACAGCTACAGCAGATGAAACACCGCTTTATTGCCAAATATGATTATGATGGGAAAAAGTGTATGGAGCTAAGAAGAAAATGGTGGGAGCAGGGACAGCAGGAAAAATGGACTTTTCTTTTTTATCACGATGTAAAAAATCCTGTTTATAAATTTTAGATATTTTATTTAATAAAAAGGCCTGCTCCTGATCAGAGCGGGCCGTTGCTAACCTATGAAAAACACCAAGTTAATAATATGCGTTTATACAGGGTTTACTTTCTGAATTCGTTGAGGTTTGTCATTTGTCCGGTTCTGAATTCTTCTTTCGTGCTGAATTTCTTTTAACTCCCTGATAAATATGTCTTGATGCTCGTACACATCGTTGCTTCTTTTTTCACCCAAAATCTCCTTAAACTCACTTCGGTATCTTATTCTTAGATCAATGATCTTTTGTTGTAAATCCAATCTGGGTCCTTGTCCATTCTCTCTAAGGGTAGTTCTCCATTCTTTAAAGTATCGGATAAAAACGGGGGTAAATTTTTCTGCTTCATTCTTAGTGAGGTCCATTCTTTTTTGAATATATTCTTTCATCTTATCTCTAATCCTTTCATCAGCAGTCCCATCCTGTGCCTGTGCAGCAAAGCCAGTAAGAATGAACAGGGTTAATATGTAAAAAAACTTTTTCATTTAGTTTAATAAGGTTTCGTCGGATTCATCAGTTAATGCTTCAGTGTCTTTCAAAAAGTCCTGTAACTCATTTTCAGGAATATCCTTAATTAATTCTTTTATATCGTCAGACTTATTTTTGGCTGATACTACAGTTCCATCAAAATTGGTTTCTTTTTCAGCCAGCTTAATAAACTCATCGATCTTTTCGGTACTTACTTTCTTCATACTCTTCTCAACCCATGCATGAGGATCCTTATCAATACTTATCTTATTCTGTTGTAAAACTAATACACCTGTTATAGCGACAATTCCAATAACCGCTGCAGCAACTGCCATTCTAAACGATCTGCGACTTGTAATTGAAAACACTTTTGTTTCTTTTACAACAGGTACAGAAAGATTTTCAAAATATCCCTGCGGAACGCTGTAAGGATTTTCTTTTTTCAATCCTTTCAGTAAAGGAGATAAGTTTTTTAATTCTTCATCTGCATTTGTAAAGTCTGCAGTAACATGCATTACACTTTTCAATCTTTCTTCCAGGCCTTCAAAATATCCTGCCGGAACTTTATATGTATTTGTTCTTGACAAACCACACAGGTATGGCGACAGATATTCCAACTCTTCTTTTGCATCTGCAGCTTCCATTGCTTTGATACGGGCCAGAACCTGTGAAGCAAATCCTTCAAAATATCCCTGAGGCACGGAATAGATATTTTCAAGGGGGTTGACGGTTAGATTGCTTCCCAGTTCTTTTAATTCATTTAATATGTCGTTCCTGTTTGTCATTTTTTCTATGATCCTATGCCAATGGCACATGGACAACGTTTATGAGACGCTTTCTGTTTTTCAAAGTTTAATGGTTCAGCATATAATCCTCAACTTTTTTCACCGCATGATGGTAACTGGCCTTGAGGGCTCCCTCGCTGGTTTCCAGCACTTTACTCATTTCTTCGTAGGGCATTTCATCATTATATCGCAGCAAAAATACTATCCTTTGTTTTTCAGGCAGTTGCTGAATAGCCAATTGCAGTTTCCACTCCAGTTTTTGGGAATCGAAATGTTCGTCGGCTTTTATCCTGTTACTTAAGCCTGATTCCTCATCACTGAGGCTTACCGAAGTCCGTTTCTTTTGCTGTTCAATAAATGTGAGACTTTCATTCGTAGCTATCCGATAAAGCCAGGTATACAGCTGGCTATCTTCCCTAAAATTTTCCAATCCTTTCCATACCCTGATAAAAACATTCTGCAAAACATCATTGGCATCATCATGATCCACAACCATTCGGCGTACTAACCAATATAATTTTTCCTGATATTTTTTTATGATAGCTGTATAGGCCCGTTCTTTAGTTACGGGATCACGGAACTGTATCAGCAGTTCATTGTCTGCAATGGCGGTTGGGTTCATCAGGTCAGGGCTTTGAAACGATTAGAATATTGGTGACTCATTTAGTTTAAATGAAACAGCTATAGTAAAAGTATCATTTTTTTTGTGTAACCAGCAAAACACCTCGATTAAAAGTTCCTTGCAAGTTTATCCTGAGCTTTGTCGAAAGACACTCTTCTACTGCAACAATTCTATTCGGCTTACCAAAATATCTACAAATAAAAAAGCTCTTCGTTTAAAGAAGAGCTTAATCAATTAGATCAATGAACCTGGTTATTTTCTTTTCATTACTTTCTCTGCAGCTGCTACAATATCCGGTATATCCAATCCATATTTCTTCAGCAATTCTTTTGGTGTTCCGCTTTCGCCGAAAGTATCTTTTGTACCTACATATTCAATCGGCACAGGAAAATTCTTTGCAGCACATTGAGCAATCGCATCACCCAATCCGCCAATGATATTATGCTCTTCTGCAGTTACAACACATTTAGTTTTTTTAATGGACCTGATCACAGCTTCTTCATCCAGCGGTTTGATGGTATGAATATTTATTACTTCAACACTTACTCCTTTCTCCTGTAATATTACTCCGGCCTGTATAGCATTCCATACCAGGTGGCCACATGCAAAAATGGTTACATCTGTTCCTTCGCTGAAATGCTGTGCCTTGCCGATTTTAAAATCTTCTTCTTTTGTAAAGATGGGCCATACCGGGCGGCCAAAACGTAAATAAACCGGGCCAACATAATCAGCAATAGCCAACGTTGCAGCTTTGGTTTGTGCATAATCACAAGGAACGATCACTGTCATACCAGGCAACATTTTCATAAGGCCTATATCTTCCAGTATTTGATGAGTTGCACCATCTTCACCTAATGTAACGCCTGCATGTGATGCACATATCTTTACATTCTTTCCGCTATAAGCAACCGATTGTCGTATTTGGTCATACACACGGCCAGTAGAAAAATTTGCAAATGTTGTCGTAAATGGAATTTTACCACCGATCGTTAACCCTGCACCAATGCCAATCATATTCGCTTCACCAATTCCGCACTGTATAAATCGTTCAGGAAATTCTTTGATGAACTGGTTGAGTTTTAATGAGCCGGCGAGATCGGCAGTTAATGCAACAATATTCGGATTC
This window contains:
- a CDS encoding penicillin-binding protein 2; the encoded protein is MPVYNQSRSRVIKIVFAFAFFIIIAQLFYLQIISDFRSQADEQAILRKTIYPSRGIVFDRKRKAILDNTLAYDLMVTPSQLKGVDTILLCRILEIDTLVFRKRIISAIIKNTSQKPSVFEASLSKLKFARMQENMFRFSKAFFLQERPVRRYPYEAAANVFGYMGEVDTAFLRKHDGEGYQQGDYTGFTGIERTYEQALMGERGLEVFNRDKLGRIVGSFDEGKEDIEAVAGSNLYTELDIELQLLGEKLMSNKVGSIVAVNPKTGGVIAMVSSPTYNPTYLTGSERSKHFSELYVDPKKPLLNRAVNAGYSPGSTFKTLQALVGLHEGVITTDFTVSCGGAFYGCGGAKPMGCLDVGTFNLLNAIRISDNTYFATVMQRVINNPRYPTLDSSLRAWDQYMYAFGLGHKLGVDIPTERRGNIPTPEYYDKVHGKGRWTYCSFRSVSIGQGEVDVTPIQVANEMAYIANKGSYYIPHIVDSIEGGDKFGLLDKFKKPIRPIDISEDIFDIVHEGMQRVVDGGTGAGARVPGIAICGKTGTVENYAIVSGKLAKQPNHSFFCGFAPRENPKIAIMCVVENSGRFGGTFAAPIVGLMIEKYLNDTLAAGRKAEEERLTNLNLIPPLMKKKIHELDSLRKVKEEMKRLKDTLQIDITPEEEELKNATQPTRPGNNTPQRNEPQKQKMIVDSNRQRNLNPNNRPNTNK
- a CDS encoding rod shape-determining protein RodA; its protein translation is MRRNQPTISKGIDWSLIWIYFILSAIGITAIFAVTYKDGDPIIQTFLGFKTDYSKQLYFFFISMLLGIFILLTDSKFFAATSNLLYAFGIFTLLLVFPFHSNIKGTESIIKLGSFNFQPAEFCKVFVCLALAKYLSRPETDFSKTRSQLIAAAIALLPAMMAIAQSETGLALVYFSFFIVMYREGLPSLILIIGFIIGVLVVSTLLVEKFLLAGILTGIAILTVYFLWRQIKRRREYLLYILIVWGICVSIQLLAVPFVFKNVLKLYQVERIYSTVGMEVPKEYLDAHKTETNTSGKKKDTDYNVRQSKIAIGSGQLTGKGLLKGTQTRYGFVPEQRTDFIFDTIGEGFGFIGTSVVLSLFLVLLFRIITIAERQRSTFSRCYAYGVAAVFFFHIVINVCMTIGLAPVIGIPLPFISYGGTSLLTNSMLLAILIRLDADRQMVLR
- a CDS encoding MBL fold metallo-hydrolase; the protein is MQIIPLSEGTFTIDKTKLFVPFDEDKHELNERPVGSLLVEVQPFVIVTDKDVLLLDTGLGFINKNGTPQIHQNLLDAGIKPESITKVLMTHLHKDHAGGVSIEDKLTGYSSLNFPSATYFIQQREIDFAFEKGFPSFIKEELMALLDASNVVLLHDDSGIIDNYIHYEITSAHSPFHQVFWIKENNEIIFFGGDDAPQLQQMKHRFIAKYDYDGKKCMELRRKWWEQGQQEKWTFLFYHDVKNPVYKF
- a CDS encoding sigma-70 family RNA polymerase sigma factor, which encodes MNPTAIADNELLIQFRDPVTKERAYTAIIKKYQEKLYWLVRRMVVDHDDANDVLQNVFIRVWKGLENFREDSQLYTWLYRIATNESLTFIEQQKKRTSVSLSDEESGLSNRIKADEHFDSQKLEWKLQLAIQQLPEKQRIVFLLRYNDEMPYEEMSKVLETSEGALKASYHHAVKKVEDYMLNH
- a CDS encoding transketolase family protein, with protein sequence MMLKDIQPTGNKDTRSGFGDGIVEAGRKNPNIVALTADLAGSLKLNQFIKEFPERFIQCGIGEANMIGIGAGLTIGGKIPFTTTFANFSTGRVYDQIRQSVAYSGKNVKICASHAGVTLGEDGATHQILEDIGLMKMLPGMTVIVPCDYAQTKAATLAIADYVGPVYLRFGRPVWPIFTKEEDFKIGKAQHFSEGTDVTIFACGHLVWNAIQAGVILQEKGVSVEVINIHTIKPLDEEAVIRSIKKTKCVVTAEEHNIIGGLGDAIAQCAAKNFPVPIEYVGTKDTFGESGTPKELLKKYGLDIPDIVAAAEKVMKRK